The DNA region CACGGCGGGCCTTGCTTGCCACGCCGTAGCCCGAAGGGCGAAGGCGGGTCCCGCCGTGCGCCGAGGCACGGCCGGGCAAGACCGGCCGTGCCACACCGTGGTTTTGAGGGAAGCCTTGACCCTTTGCCACGAAATGCGGCCACACCCGGAGGCGGGGGTCGCGGGAGCGGCGGAACCGGCCGGGCCGCTCGGCTATTTCTCGGGGGGAACGTCCTTGAACAGTTCCCCCGGCGGACCGCGGCGGACCGTGGCGGCCGGCGGCGCGGCCTGGTCGGCCGGCTTCTTCTCCGATTCGCCCGACGAGTGGCCCATCAGCGCCGACAGACCGATCACCAGGGCGAAGAGGACCACCGCCGCGATGACGCCGATCAGGACCGCCTTGTTGTGGTTGGGGGTCGCCCCGACGCGCCGGCTGATCAACTGGGCGGAGGTCGGCAGTTCCTGCTTCTTGGCCTTCTGGCGTGCGGCGGCGAGGGGGCTTCGGTCGGCGGGCTTGGCGCCGCCGTTCGCCCGGACCGCCTGCGCGAGGGCCTCCAGGCCCGTGGCAACGCCTCGTTCCGGCGCCTCGTCCGCGGAACCGGAGACGCCCTCCGCCACGGGCGCCTCCAGGCCGGGCGTCGCATCCTCCCGGGCGCGGGGCGCCTCGACGGTTCGCCCGCAGAACGGGCACCGGACGCGCTTGCCCGCCACATCCGCCGGAACCTTGACTCGTTTTCCGCAGCGGCAGTTGAAGCGAATCACCCGTTATCTCCCCAAACCTGTCCCCGGACCCACCGGTTCTTATACGCTCCAGACCACCCGTTGCGCAGCCGCCGTCCCGCCGCGCCGTCCCTCCTGTCCGCCCCGGCGGCGGGGTCTAAAGTCGGAGGAAGTTCTTGAGGATATTCGGTCCCTCGGCGGTCAGAAAACTCTCGGGGTGAAACTGAACGCCTTCCATCGGCCAGCGGCGATGGCGGATGCCCATAATCTCATCTTCATCCGTGCGGGCCGAGACTTCGAACTCCGCCGGCAACGTGCCGGGGCGGATGATGAGGCTGTGGTACCGCGTCGCTTCGAACGGATTCGCGATGCCTTCAAAGATCGTCCTCCCATCGTGATGGATCATACTTGTTTTTCCGTGCATCAGCCGGTCGGCCCGCACGATCTCGGCGCCGAACGCAAAGCCCATGCACTGGTGTCCCAGACAGACGCCGAGAATCGGGCACCGGCCGGCGAACCGGCGAATCGCGTCGTTCGAGATGCCGCCCTCGCGCGGCGTGCAGGGTCCCGGCGACACGATCAGGTGCGTCGGCTTCAGGGCCTCGAGTTCCTCCACCGTCACCTTGTCGTTCCGGAAGACGCGCAGGTCCGCCTCCGCGTCCAGTTCCCCGATCCGCTGCACCAGGTTGTACGTGAACGAATCGTAGTTGTCGATGATCGCGATCATGCGCCGCCGCCCCACTCATGAAACCGCGACCCAGTTCCCCTGTGTGGCACGGCCGGTCTTGCCCGGCCGTGCGTCCATACCCAATCACTCTCGGGCGGCGGAATGACGAAACCCGAAGCCCGAATGACGAATGAATCCCGAAACGACAATGACGAAACGGCAAGCCGGCCACCACTCGACATGGAGACCGTCTCGTCATTCGGATTTGCCGTTTGATTCGTCATTCGGTTCTCGTCATTCGTCATTGCCCAGGCAACCTTTCGCCGTAAGACGATCCTGCCCGCCTAATCGCGGCCCTGCATCACCTCGATGTACTTGCGGATGCTCCGGTCGTACGTCCGCTCGGCCTCCGGCGGAAAAAGGCACCCGGGCAACTCGCCGCGGCTACGGTGGTACACGATGCACTCGCAACACAGGCCCCGCCGGTCGCACGACGCATAGGTGCACGCGCAGTCCTTGGCGTTTCTTTTCTGATTCGCGCAGTCGGCCATTGCGAGGCTCCTTTCCGCCGGGTCCTCCGTTCGGCCTCGCCATCATACGCTCCGGCCGCTCCGCTGTCAAAGGGGCTCGCCGAAAAAGGCCAGGACCCTTTTTCACGCAGACGGCCGTGGCAAGGAGTTTTTGACACAGGCCGCCCTGGGCGTGTAGAATCCCCCTTTACGCGTGGAACTCAAGGGTCTTGGAAGGACGGTCCTCCATGAAGCGTCTCGGCCTGATGCTGATCCTGGGGACGGCGCTCGCGGCCGGCTGCAATCGCGAGGAAGCCCTGCGCCACTACGGCCTGGGCCACCTGGCATTCGCCGACGGCCAGTAC from Planctomycetota bacterium includes:
- a CDS encoding aminodeoxychorismate/anthranilate synthase component II; this encodes MIAIIDNYDSFTYNLVQRIGELDAEADLRVFRNDKVTVEELEALKPTHLIVSPGPCTPREGGISNDAIRRFAGRCPILGVCLGHQCMGFAFGAEIVRADRLMHGKTSMIHHDGRTIFEGIANPFEATRYHSLIIRPGTLPAEFEVSARTDEDEIMGIRHRRWPMEGVQFHPESFLTAEGPNILKNFLRL
- a CDS encoding DUF6485 family protein encodes the protein MADCANQKRNAKDCACTYASCDRRGLCCECIVYHRSRGELPGCLFPPEAERTYDRSIRKYIEVMQGRD